Proteins from one Natrinema salinisoli genomic window:
- a CDS encoding amidohydrolase, whose translation MTEPVRDRLVSLRRSFHRHPEPAWREFLTTARLVEEIRDIGVDELAVGPDAYDPADRMAVTDDDLEPWVERARERGADEAVLERMTGGNTGAVAVLERGEGPAIGLRVDIDGLFIEESRDEDHDPVDEGFRSEIDGTMHACGHDVHMTWGLAVLETIAESDFSGRLVVFFQPAEETGGGGCPMAKSEFADDLDYLLAVHVGLDHPTGEVVAGIEKPLAMCHVDATVTGTSAHAGKAPNEGANAMHAMGTAIVNAYGIPRHSDGMTRVNIGKAEAGTASNVIAERAEMEAEARGETTELMEFMERRLERTIKSAAKMHGCRADVDVVSKSPRADSDPELQALVSEIAGGVEGIEHVLPAADFGASEDATFLMERVQQDGGLATYMIVGTDHPTSHHTPTFDVDEASLQHGVDVLVGTIRELEHRHPVPQVDEMEAVERPEAGE comes from the coding sequence ATGACCGAGCCAGTACGGGACCGACTCGTCAGCCTCCGTCGCAGCTTCCACCGCCACCCCGAACCCGCGTGGCGCGAATTCCTCACGACGGCCAGACTCGTCGAAGAGATCCGAGACATCGGCGTCGACGAACTGGCCGTCGGCCCGGACGCCTACGACCCCGCCGATCGGATGGCCGTCACCGACGACGACCTCGAGCCGTGGGTCGAACGCGCTCGCGAGCGCGGCGCGGACGAGGCTGTCCTCGAGCGGATGACCGGCGGCAACACCGGGGCCGTCGCGGTCCTCGAGCGCGGCGAGGGGCCGGCGATCGGGCTGCGCGTCGACATCGACGGGCTGTTCATCGAGGAATCGAGGGACGAAGACCACGATCCCGTCGACGAAGGCTTCCGCTCGGAGATCGACGGGACGATGCACGCCTGCGGCCACGACGTCCACATGACCTGGGGGCTGGCCGTCCTCGAGACCATCGCGGAGAGCGACTTTTCCGGACGGTTAGTAGTTTTCTTCCAGCCCGCCGAGGAGACGGGCGGCGGCGGCTGCCCGATGGCGAAAAGCGAGTTCGCCGACGACCTGGATTACCTGCTGGCGGTCCACGTCGGCCTCGACCACCCCACGGGCGAGGTCGTCGCCGGGATCGAGAAGCCGCTGGCGATGTGTCACGTCGACGCGACGGTTACGGGAACCTCCGCGCACGCGGGTAAGGCACCCAACGAGGGGGCCAACGCGATGCACGCGATGGGGACGGCGATCGTGAACGCCTACGGCATCCCCCGGCACAGCGACGGGATGACGCGGGTGAACATCGGCAAGGCCGAGGCGGGGACCGCGAGCAACGTCATCGCCGAGCGCGCCGAGATGGAGGCCGAAGCGCGGGGCGAAACGACCGAACTGATGGAGTTCATGGAGCGGCGACTCGAGCGCACGATCAAGTCGGCGGCGAAGATGCACGGCTGCCGGGCGGACGTCGACGTCGTGAGCAAGTCGCCGCGGGCCGACAGCGATCCCGAACTGCAGGCGCTGGTGAGCGAGATCGCCGGTGGCGTCGAGGGGATCGAGCACGTCCTCCCGGCCGCCGACTTCGGCGCGAGCGAGGACGCGACGTTTCTGATGGAACGCGTCCAACAGGACGGCGGCCTGGCGACGTACATGATCGTCGGGACCGACCACCCGACGAGCCACCACACGCCGACGTTCGACGTCGACGAGGCGAGCCTGCAACACGGCGTCGACGTGCTGGTCGGGACGATTCGGGAACTCGAGCACCGCCATCCCGTTCCGCAGGTCGACGAGATGGAGGCCGTCGAACGCCCGGAGGCCGGGGAATGA